The Microcella sp. genome includes the window CGTCATGATGTTCGTGATCTCGCCCGTGCTCGCCCTCGTCTCGCTCATCACCGTGCCGCTCACGCTCGTGATCACCGCCGTCATCGCGAAGCGCTCGCAGAAGCTCTTCGTGGCTCAGTGGGCGCACACCGGTGAGCTCAACGCGCAGATCGAAGAGACCTTCACGGGGCACGCCCTCGTGAAGGTGTTCGGCAGGCAGCGCGATGTCGAGCAGCGGTTTCTCGAGAAGAACGAGCAGCTGTTTCGCGCGAGCTTCGGTGCGCAGTTCGTCAGCGGCATCATCATGCCCGCCATCATGTTCGTCGGAAACCTGGTCTACGTCGCCATCGCCGTCGTCGGCGGGCTGCTCGTCACGACAGGATCGATGACCATCGGAGGAGTGCAGGCGTTCATCCAGTACTCCCGCCAGTTCACGCAGCCCTTGAGCCAGCTCGGGTCGATGGCCAACCTGCTGCAGTCGGGGGTCGCGAGCGCTGAGCGCGTCTTCGACCTCATCGATGCGCCCGAGCAGAGCGCTGACCCCTCGCCGGCGGCGAGCCCCGAGGCCACGACGGGTCGCCTGGTGTTCGAGAACGTGTCGTTTCGCTACGACCCCGAGGTCGCCCTCATCGACGGTCTGTCGCTCACGGCCGAGCCCGGGCAGACGATCGCGATCGTCGGGCCGACCGGTGCAGGCAAGACCACCCTCGTGAACCTCATGATGCGGTTCTACGAGCTCGACGGCGGCCGCATCACCCTCGACGGCGTCGATATCGCCACCATGAGTCGAGCCGACCTGCGCTCTCGCATGGGCATGGTGCTGCAAGATACCTGGCTGTTCGGCGGCAGCATCCGCGACAACATCGCCTATGGGCGCAACGACGCGAGCGACGACGAGATTCTCGACGCCGCTCGTGCCACCTACGTCGACCGGTTCGTCGGCGCCCTGCCCGAGGGCTACGGCACGGTGCTCGATGACGACGGCGCCAACGTGAGTGCGGGCGAGAAGCAGCTGCTGACGATCGCGCGCGCCTTCCTCGCCCGCCCGAGCGTGCTCATTCTCGACGAGGCCACGAGCTCGGTCGACACCCGCACCGAGGTGCTCGTGCAGCACGCCATGGCGGCTCTGCGGCGCGATCGCACGAGCTTCGTCATCGCCCACCGCCTCTCGACCATCCGCGACGCCGACCTCATTCTGGTGATGGAGGCCGGTCGCATCGTCGAGCAGGGCACGCACGAGCAGCTGCTCGCCGCTGACGGTGCGTACGCGCGGCTCTACGAGGCGCAGTTCGCAGAGCCCCTGGGCGAGGCGTAGCCGCTACAGCAGGTTGGGTATCTTCTGCTCTTCGGCGACGTTGGCGCGACGGAACCAGAAGGTCACGAAGGTCGCCACGATCACGATGAACAGCGAGTACAGCGCCGGAACGATCAAGATCAGCCCGATGTCGGGGTTGTCGGCGAAGGTCAGCAGCACGATCGCGATCGCGAGCGGACCGTTCTGGATGCCCGTCTCGAGCCCGATCGTGCGAGCGTTCATCGGGTGCAGTCGAATCGCTCGCGCGATGCCGTAGGCCACCGCGATGCCGAAGAGCCCCAGCCCGATCGCCACGAGGTAGGTCTGCCACGGGGTTGACGTCAGCAGCGCCCAGTTGCGCGGCACCCACGTCGCCATGAGAAACACGATGAAGAACAGACCGAAGAACCCGCCCAAGAGTTCCATGACGGCGCCGACGTTGGCACTGTACTTGCGCAAGATCATGCCGGCGACGACAGGAATCAGCAGAGTGGCCAAGGTCACCACGATGTTGACGATCGGAATCTGCAGGTCAGAGCTCTCGGTGAAGATCAGCGAGCCGTAGAGCGCGAGCACGAGCGGCGTCATGAGAATCGCCCAGAGGGTCGAGTTCGTCGTCATGATGACGCTGAGCGCGAGGTTGCCCTTCGAGAAGTACGTGAAGATGTTCGACGTCGTTCCGGCAGGCACGCAGCCCATGAGCAGCGCGCCGAGCGCCACCGGGGCCGCATACTCTCGGGGCAGTTGGAACAGCACCGTGACGACGAGCACGTACGCGAGCAGCGGCATGATGCCGAACTGCGTGAGGAAGCCGATGATCAGGCCGTAGGGGCGACGCACCGCGAGCTTGAAGTCGCGCGGAGTCAGACCAGCGCCGAGGCCGAACATGATGACGAAGACGAGGCCGACGAGGAGAGCTTGTTCGAACGGCGTCACGACGTCTTGCTCGTTGACCACGGTCTGCGTGGCGATGATGAGAGGTGCGGCGATCATGACAGCTCCCTTCCCTGGGTCTCGATACTCGCGGTCGCCGAGGTGACGGCTTCAGCGCGCAGCTCACGGCGCAGAATCTTGCCGATCGGGCTCTTGGGCAGCTCGTCGACGAAGCGCACCGACTTCGGAACCTTGTAGGCGGCGAGCGTCTCGCGGCAGTGCGCGATCACTTGGGCCTCGGTCGGCGGAGTGTGCGTGGCGACGATGTAGGCACGCACGGCTTCGCCGGACTTGTCGTCGGGAATGCCGACGACTCCGACTTCGAGC containing:
- a CDS encoding ABC transporter ATP-binding protein, producing MSTAPARPVGPPGGVRRGPMGGPMGGGIGMPAEKAMTFVPSAKRLIGRLAPERGLVVVIIALGVVSVLLSVVGPALLGMATNLIVDGVFGEDAFSSGEATAGGGDGIDFAALQLLLGVVLLVYVFSSVFSWLQAYLLNGVTQRTVYRLREEVGGKLNRLPLSYFDRVQRGEVLSRVTNDVDNISQSLQQTLSQLLTSLLTVLGVIVMMFVISPVLALVSLITVPLTLVITAVIAKRSQKLFVAQWAHTGELNAQIEETFTGHALVKVFGRQRDVEQRFLEKNEQLFRASFGAQFVSGIIMPAIMFVGNLVYVAIAVVGGLLVTTGSMTIGGVQAFIQYSRQFTQPLSQLGSMANLLQSGVASAERVFDLIDAPEQSADPSPAASPEATTGRLVFENVSFRYDPEVALIDGLSLTAEPGQTIAIVGPTGAGKTTLVNLMMRFYELDGGRITLDGVDIATMSRADLRSRMGMVLQDTWLFGGSIRDNIAYGRNDASDDEILDAARATYVDRFVGALPEGYGTVLDDDGANVSAGEKQLLTIARAFLARPSVLILDEATSSVDTRTEVLVQHAMAALRRDRTSFVIAHRLSTIRDADLILVMEAGRIVEQGTHEQLLAADGAYARLYEAQFAEPLGEA
- a CDS encoding bile acid:sodium symporter family protein is translated as MIAAPLIIATQTVVNEQDVVTPFEQALLVGLVFVIMFGLGAGLTPRDFKLAVRRPYGLIIGFLTQFGIMPLLAYVLVVTVLFQLPREYAAPVALGALLMGCVPAGTTSNIFTYFSKGNLALSVIMTTNSTLWAILMTPLVLALYGSLIFTESSDLQIPIVNIVVTLATLLIPVVAGMILRKYSANVGAVMELLGGFFGLFFIVFLMATWVPRNWALLTSTPWQTYLVAIGLGLFGIAVAYGIARAIRLHPMNARTIGLETGIQNGPLAIAIVLLTFADNPDIGLILIVPALYSLFIVIVATFVTFWFRRANVAEEQKIPNLL